GCCTTTCTTCAGAAGCGCCCCCCATCTTTTAAGGGCCTTTAGACCGTCAGTCCGCCCTTCAGCGCCTCCCCCGCGGCTGTTTCGTCTCCCTAGGCATGCTTTCCTTTTGGTATCACCTTGGTAACAGCTTAGGTAAACCGGTAACAAAAGCGAGACGATTGCAAGAGCTCTGTTAGGATTGCATAAGAGGCAGGGCCTGCATATCTGGCAGGTGCTCGCAGGTCAGGCCTGATGCGATGACTAGCAAAGCGGGGACGGGATGACTGTCAAAAGAGTGGTGAAAGCAGGCCGGATGTGGCGGCTCGCAATCATCCTGGCCATGGCATGACCTGCCCCCAGACTTTGTACCACTCGCTATATTAGTCCGGCGGAACTGCTGAACGCCAGTCGTGGCAACATCGCCTCAGGCGCTGGCGGGCGGTAGCCGAGGGCGCTGTGGGGCCGGACCTCGTTGTAGATTCGCCTCCACTGTCCGAGGAGCACCTC
The nucleotide sequence above comes from Chloroflexota bacterium. Encoded proteins:
- a CDS encoding transposase — encoded protein: EVLLGQWRRIYNEVRPHSALGYRPPAPEAMLPRLAFSSSAGLI